The following proteins come from a genomic window of Ailuropoda melanoleuca isolate Jingjing chromosome 2, ASM200744v2, whole genome shotgun sequence:
- the GPR3 gene encoding G-protein coupled receptor 3 translates to MMWGAGSPLAWLSAGSGNVNVSSVGSAEAPTGPATPLPSPRAWDVVLCISGTLVSCENALVVAIIVGTPTFRAPMFLLVGSLAVADLLAGLGLVLHFAAVFCIGSAEMSLVLVGVLAMAFTASVGSLLAITVDRYLSLYNALTYYSETTVTRTYVMLALVWGGALGLGLLPVLAWNCLDARATCGVVYPLSKNHLVVLAIAFFMVFGIMLQLYAQICRIVCRHAQQIALQRHLLPASHYVATRKGIATLAVVLGAFAACWLPFTVYCLLGDAHSPPLYTYLTLLPATYNSMINPIIYAFRNQDVQKVLWAICCCCSSSKISFRSRSPSDV, encoded by the coding sequence ATGATGTGGGGTGCAGGCAGCCCCCTGGCTTGGCTCTCCGCCGGCTCAGGCAACGTGAATGTGAGCAGCGTGGGCTCCGCGGAGGCGCCCACAGGCCCAGCCACCCCGCTGCCCTCGCCCAGGGCCTGGGATGTGGTGCTGTGTATCTCAGGCACCCTGGTGTCCTGTGAGAACGCACTGGTGGTGGCCATCATTGTGGGCACTCCCACCTTCCGCGCCCCCATGTTCCTGCTGGTGGGCAGCCTGGCTGTGGCCGACCTGCTGGCGGGCCTGGGCCTGGTCCTGCACTTTGCCGCTGTGTTCTGCATTGGCTCGGCGGAGATGAGCCTGGTGCTGGTCGGCGTGCTGGCGATGGCCTTTACTGCCAGCGTGGGCAGCCTACTGGCCATCACCGTCGATCGCTACCTTTCTCTGTACAATGCCCTCACCTACTATTCAGAGACAACGGTGACTCGGACCTATGTGATGCTGGCCCTCGTGTGGGGAGGcgccctgggcctggggctgctgcCTGTGCTGGCCTGGAACTGTCTGGATGCCCGGGCCACATGTGGCGTGGTATATCCACTCTCCAAGAACCATCTGGTGGTCCTGGCCATTGCCTTCTTCATGGTGTTTGGCATCATGTTGCAGCTCTATGCCCAGATCTGCCGCATCGTCTGCCGCCATGCCCAGCAGATTGCCCTCCAGCGGCACCTGCTGCCCGCCTCCCACTACGTGGCCACCCGAAAGGGCATCGCCACACTGGCCGTGGTGCTTGGCGCCTTTGCCGCCTGTTGGCTGCCCTTCACTGTCTACTGCCTGCTGGGGgatgcccactccccacccctctacACCTATCTCACCCTGCTCCCTGCGACCTATAACTCCATGATCAACCCCATCATCTACGCCTTCCGCAACCAGGACGTGCAGAAGGTGCTGTGGGCCATCTGCTGCTGTTGTTCCTCTTCCAAGATCTCCTTCCGATCCCGTTCCCCCAGTGACGTCTAG